In Maridesulfovibrio zosterae DSM 11974, a genomic segment contains:
- a CDS encoding Cache 3/Cache 2 fusion domain-containing protein: MFKKLAFQTKLMLGAVGIILVTIISMTTINLYKVQGSLQELGETSMQSIAQGVHSLMEMQNDILIDKVKSDIDILDKQIFSMGFPKLNKRKLITQTITNQFTKKNETATFPTLEFGGLVINNKNDLVDDLQKEIGGTATIFEVLPDKLLRVSTNVMKLDGSRAVGTYIPSSSNVYKTVMTGKTYYGMAYVVNAWYITAYKPLTNLRGKIVSVIFVGRKIITPAFRKSIEASNVGGKGFAYIFNNKGEIIIHPTLEGKNLKESPLWQIYENTKEGAVNYEMDGQTKSAYITHFKPWNWAFAFTMNRSDMAHGVDKEIFITNVVIAVIALVLSIIILLILIKATTKPLIELAHFTEKVSEGDYESDLRYEADDVVGRTINSVRAMVLELKNKLGFSEGLLNGLPQPCIVVDLDDKITFVNQHLIDKFGFSGTTDSYIGKKFKDLINDSNINQHIDNCVSQNKEFSDIEISSSTEQGIKFYAIIDVSPLNNLDGEPIGAFMTMNDITSMKENEQAVIDQHNKISETAREADEISDMLSSAADELAAQVEESRRGAETQQQRASETATAMEQMNSTVMEVARNAGQASENAKATKEKAIDGQNIVSLVVKSIKVLEDNSEELKESMEKLGTQTDSIGSVMNVITDIADQTNLLALNAAIEAARAGEAGRGFAVVADEVRKLAEKTMDATKEVGTAISSIQSSTQINISATENAVESIVESTELVAKSGTALDEIVQMVEDSADQIQSIATAAEEQSASSEQISRATEEINIISTESAETTVQSAQAISEVAKLAAQIKELIRNMQ, from the coding sequence CTTATGGAAATGCAGAATGACATCCTTATTGATAAAGTTAAATCTGATATTGACATACTGGATAAACAAATTTTTTCTATGGGATTTCCAAAGTTAAACAAACGAAAATTAATCACCCAAACGATTACAAACCAATTCACCAAAAAAAATGAAACTGCAACTTTTCCAACTCTCGAATTCGGTGGATTAGTCATCAACAATAAAAACGACCTAGTTGACGATCTTCAAAAAGAAATCGGAGGAACTGCAACAATCTTTGAAGTTCTGCCCGACAAACTTCTCAGAGTATCAACTAACGTCATGAAACTTGACGGAAGTCGTGCCGTAGGGACATATATTCCATCCAGCAGTAATGTTTATAAAACTGTTATGACTGGAAAAACATACTACGGCATGGCTTATGTAGTTAATGCCTGGTATATCACTGCATATAAGCCTCTTACCAACCTTCGCGGAAAAATTGTCAGCGTCATTTTTGTCGGCAGAAAAATTATTACCCCGGCATTCAGAAAATCTATCGAGGCATCAAATGTCGGAGGCAAAGGATTCGCATATATTTTCAACAATAAAGGCGAAATTATTATCCATCCGACTCTTGAAGGCAAAAACCTTAAAGAAAGTCCCTTATGGCAAATATACGAGAATACAAAAGAAGGTGCAGTAAATTACGAAATGGATGGTCAAACTAAAAGTGCCTACATTACTCACTTCAAGCCTTGGAACTGGGCTTTTGCCTTTACTATGAATAGATCTGATATGGCGCATGGTGTTGATAAAGAAATATTCATCACCAATGTTGTCATAGCCGTCATTGCTTTAGTTCTTTCAATAATAATCCTGCTTATACTTATCAAGGCCACGACTAAACCTTTGATTGAACTTGCTCACTTCACTGAAAAAGTATCAGAAGGAGATTATGAATCTGATCTCAGATATGAGGCTGATGATGTTGTAGGACGCACTATAAATTCAGTAAGGGCAATGGTTCTTGAACTTAAAAATAAGCTTGGATTTTCTGAAGGCCTTCTGAATGGACTCCCCCAGCCCTGCATCGTTGTTGATCTTGATGATAAAATTACTTTTGTTAATCAACACCTGATTGATAAATTTGGTTTTTCCGGCACAACTGATAGTTACATAGGAAAAAAATTTAAAGACCTCATCAACGATAGTAATATTAATCAGCATATTGATAATTGTGTAAGCCAAAATAAAGAATTCTCAGATATTGAAATATCATCATCGACAGAACAGGGAATCAAATTCTACGCTATCATCGATGTATCCCCGCTCAATAATCTTGACGGAGAGCCCATTGGTGCGTTCATGACTATGAATGATATTACCTCTATGAAAGAAAATGAACAGGCTGTTATAGATCAGCATAACAAAATATCTGAGACAGCAAGAGAAGCTGACGAGATATCGGATATGCTGTCATCGGCAGCTGATGAACTTGCCGCTCAAGTGGAAGAATCACGTAGAGGAGCCGAAACTCAGCAACAGAGAGCCAGTGAAACTGCAACTGCAATGGAACAGATGAATTCAACTGTTATGGAAGTTGCACGTAACGCAGGACAAGCTTCTGAAAATGCAAAAGCAACTAAAGAGAAGGCTATAGATGGGCAAAATATAGTAAGTCTTGTGGTAAAATCCATCAAAGTTCTTGAAGACAATTCTGAAGAGCTTAAAGAGAGTATGGAAAAACTTGGAACACAGACTGATTCTATAGGAAGCGTTATGAATGTCATCACCGATATAGCCGACCAGACAAACCTGCTGGCCTTAAATGCAGCTATTGAAGCAGCAAGAGCCGGGGAAGCAGGGCGCGGATTTGCTGTAGTTGCAGATGAAGTTCGTAAACTTGCTGAAAAAACAATGGATGCAACCAAAGAAGTTGGAACAGCTATTTCATCTATTCAGTCAAGCACACAGATAAATATATCAGCAACAGAAAATGCTGTTGAGTCTATTGTTGAATCAACGGAATTAGTCGCCAAGTCTGGTACTGCTCTTGATGAAATAGTTCAAATGGTTGAAGACTCGGCCGACCAGATTCAGAGCATAGCAACTGCAGCTGAAGAACAATCAGCATCAAGTGAACAAATCAGCAGAGCGACTGAAGAAATTAACATTATCTCAACAGAGTCAGCTGAAACAACGGTTCAATCAGCACAGGCTATTTCTGAAGTAGCGAAACTTGCTGCTCAAATTAAAGAACTGATTCGCAATATGCAGTAG
- a CDS encoding class I SAM-dependent methyltransferase: MNSDYTKFIKYWEEKGARKDFSTPFQIELFNSHVDKSAEILDVGCGYGRIMSLLHKSGFENIKGVEPSDSLRKRGREYDSSLDLRELKDNQISFTDNSFDAALLVAVLTCIPKDEDQTALINEIYRVLRPDGVLYINDFLLNSDERNLKRYAEFEAKYSTFGVFELEGGGVLRHFSPEHIEMLLTNFQTVEYKEVIYTTMNGNKSMGFYYIGRK, translated from the coding sequence ATGAACTCTGATTATACTAAGTTTATAAAGTATTGGGAGGAAAAAGGAGCGCGTAAAGATTTTTCAACTCCTTTTCAAATTGAGCTCTTCAATTCTCATGTTGATAAATCAGCTGAAATACTTGATGTGGGCTGTGGTTATGGTCGTATAATGAGCCTTTTACACAAGTCCGGTTTTGAAAATATAAAGGGTGTAGAGCCGTCTGATTCCCTCAGGAAAAGGGGAAGAGAGTACGATTCAAGTCTTGATCTTCGAGAGCTTAAGGACAACCAGATTTCTTTTACAGATAACTCATTCGATGCAGCTCTGTTAGTCGCTGTATTAACATGCATTCCTAAAGATGAAGATCAGACTGCTTTAATCAATGAAATTTATAGGGTACTCAGGCCGGATGGAGTTTTATATATCAACGATTTTTTGTTGAATTCGGATGAGCGAAATTTGAAGCGGTACGCTGAATTCGAAGCTAAGTACAGCACCTTCGGTGTTTTTGAGTTGGAGGGCGGTGGTGTTTTACGACATTTTTCACCAGAACACATAGAAATGCTCCTCACTAATTTTCAGACAGTTGAGTATAAAGAAGTAATTTACACCACTATGAATGGAAATAAGTCTATGGGATTTTACTATATTGGGCGAAAGTAA
- a CDS encoding TraR/DksA family transcriptional regulator yields MNSSQRSLIKKYLEEKLAELLERTQSRNTAVESCADDNEYASRITEQKINLALHSRETELIKETEETLKRVEHYDFGICEECSESIGFARLKANPTTCLCVSCQSRMEEAQLGRVG; encoded by the coding sequence ATGAATTCTTCTCAAAGATCTCTTATTAAAAAATATCTCGAAGAAAAACTGGCTGAACTTCTGGAGCGTACACAGTCCCGCAATACTGCCGTAGAGAGCTGTGCTGATGATAATGAGTATGCATCACGCATTACTGAACAAAAAATAAACCTGGCATTACACTCACGTGAAACAGAACTTATCAAAGAAACAGAAGAAACTTTAAAGAGGGTAGAGCACTACGACTTTGGTATTTGTGAGGAATGCTCCGAGTCGATCGGATTTGCACGCTTAAAAGCCAACCCAACGACTTGCTTATGCGTCTCCTGCCAGTCCCGTATGGAAGAAGCACAGCTAGGCAGAGTTGGTTAG
- a CDS encoding pyridoxamine 5'-phosphate oxidase family protein: MDTDIKLRKGVSKDESLIGSYLTQGEVMHLALQDNMGLFSVPVNYGYYNGKIYIHSSKKGRKIEALHKGGVIGFSVLVEHQVVAKDDPCKWGCAFKSVIGAGVPRVLEEKEKLAALNCIMKQYSGKEWVMSDSGIKAVDVVEIMVTSISARTVEKD; encoded by the coding sequence ATGGATACTGATATAAAACTCCGAAAAGGAGTAAGTAAGGATGAAAGTCTTATCGGCTCTTATTTGACACAAGGCGAAGTTATGCATCTTGCTTTGCAGGATAATATGGGGTTGTTTAGTGTCCCTGTAAATTACGGGTATTATAATGGAAAAATATATATCCATTCTTCAAAAAAAGGTCGCAAGATAGAGGCTCTCCATAAAGGAGGTGTGATCGGGTTCAGCGTTCTTGTTGAGCATCAAGTTGTTGCGAAGGATGATCCTTGTAAATGGGGGTGTGCTTTTAAATCAGTCATAGGTGCAGGAGTTCCCCGCGTTCTTGAAGAGAAAGAAAAACTTGCAGCTTTAAATTGTATCATGAAGCAGTATAGCGGCAAGGAATGGGTTATGAGTGATTCTGGTATAAAAGCTGTTGATGTTGTTGAGATAATGGTCACAAGCATCAGTGCCAGAACTGTTGAAAAAGATTAA
- a CDS encoding TIGR04283 family arsenosugar biosynthesis glycosyltransferase: MPSKLNISIIIPVFNEQEHIANSISNIKKCCENKCEIIVVDGNINCSTLQEINDSEVIKLHSAKGRASQMNCGAAKASNDSLIFLHADTRLPLNVDKLVHEALSIPTVSAGAFKLSFDSESFVMKFIAYIADMRTRLERVPYGDQAIFVKKDIFLELGGFPQVPLMEDVEFFRKIKKERREIIILDETVKTSARRYLQRGPLRCAVRNICLRILHICGVSTFKLAKMYQSKGR, from the coding sequence ATGCCGTCGAAATTAAATATATCAATCATTATTCCTGTCTTCAATGAACAAGAACACATTGCCAATAGTATCAGTAACATAAAAAAATGTTGCGAAAATAAATGCGAGATAATTGTAGTAGATGGAAACATAAATTGTTCAACCCTTCAAGAGATTAATGACTCTGAAGTCATTAAATTACACTCTGCAAAGGGAAGAGCATCCCAGATGAACTGCGGTGCTGCTAAAGCGAGCAACGATTCTTTAATTTTTCTTCACGCCGACACAAGGTTGCCATTGAACGTCGATAAGCTGGTACATGAGGCTCTTTCAATTCCTACTGTATCGGCCGGAGCATTTAAGCTTTCTTTCGACTCTGAATCGTTTGTCATGAAATTTATCGCATACATAGCAGATATGCGTACAAGACTTGAAAGAGTCCCCTATGGAGATCAGGCTATTTTTGTAAAAAAAGATATTTTTCTCGAATTAGGAGGATTTCCACAGGTACCACTCATGGAAGATGTTGAGTTTTTCAGAAAAATAAAAAAAGAAAGACGTGAAATTATCATTCTTGATGAAACCGTAAAAACATCTGCCAGACGCTATCTCCAGAGAGGACCTTTGCGCTGTGCAGTACGAAATATCTGCCTTAGAATTCTACATATTTGCGGCGTAAGTACATTTAAACTTGCTAAAATGTACCAGTCAAAAGGACGCTGA
- a CDS encoding TIGR04282 family arsenosugar biosynthesis glycosyltransferase has protein sequence MNQSVLIFIKYPQSGKVKTRLGKVIGDELAALFYRSFVEDILEKLEQAKVSITLCYDPFRPLKQYQKWLGCRHFIPQRGESLGERMENAFQDNFAGNCTSCTLIGSDIPGIDPQIVQDSLELLKKSTACIGPANDGGYYLIGFQKDNLSKTIFKDMKWSTDTVFNTTLQRLKNEKLNPAILPYFSDIDTLDDLHKLMKLPKVNETCPRTTELYFKEIINIF, from the coding sequence ATGAATCAATCCGTACTTATTTTTATAAAATATCCTCAGTCAGGCAAAGTCAAAACAAGACTTGGAAAAGTTATTGGAGATGAACTTGCTGCATTATTTTATAGATCTTTTGTGGAGGATATTCTTGAAAAGTTAGAACAGGCAAAAGTCAGCATTACTTTATGCTATGATCCATTTCGCCCTTTAAAACAATACCAGAAATGGCTTGGCTGTAGGCACTTCATCCCACAACGGGGAGAGTCACTGGGTGAAAGAATGGAAAATGCTTTTCAGGATAATTTTGCAGGCAATTGCACAAGCTGTACTCTAATTGGAAGTGATATTCCCGGAATAGATCCGCAGATAGTGCAGGACAGCTTGGAATTATTAAAAAAATCCACCGCATGCATAGGGCCTGCAAATGACGGTGGATATTACCTGATAGGCTTCCAAAAAGACAATCTCTCGAAAACTATATTTAAAGATATGAAATGGAGTACTGACACCGTATTCAACACAACTCTTCAAAGGTTGAAAAATGAAAAACTAAATCCAGCAATTTTGCCATACTTTTCAGACATAGATACATTAGATGATTTACATAAACTCATGAAATTACCAAAAGTAAATGAAACTTGTCCGCGAACAACAGAATTATATTTCAAAGAAATAATAAATATTTTTTGA
- the mnmE gene encoding tRNA uridine-5-carboxymethylaminomethyl(34) synthesis GTPase MnmE has translation MTSTGTIAAIATPPGDGGVGIIRISGKEALAIVENIFKPAKDSFSGFRPYTMHYGCIIDSCGVEIDDVLTVFMPGPNSYTGEDTIEINCHGGRAILGAVLEEIISLGARIANAGEFTLRAFLNGRMDLTQAEAVAEMIHAPSKGAAQLARVKLSGVLGERIEELRRRLEELRAQLCVAVDFPEDELECLPLEQMNSEVTDAVKNISEILSGVERTKAWREGGLAVLSGKVNAGKSSLLNALLGRNRAIVTDIPGTTRDFIEETLNLDGLQVRVVDTAGLRDTDDAVEQAGLNMGRDLASQADLVLLIIDGSQPFELGDIDPEFSAESGKCLAVINKCDLAQSIPSPAVIMADAGYDVVEISAKKGQGIDDLAGLIREHILKGAGEPDSDELVPNSRQAVTLKKAVSELEELIYDIRMEIPYDLLGVRLESACSALSEITGEITPQEVLNSIFDKFCVGK, from the coding sequence ATTACATCTACAGGCACAATCGCTGCAATTGCTACACCTCCCGGAGATGGAGGAGTAGGCATTATTCGCATTAGCGGAAAGGAAGCACTTGCCATTGTCGAAAATATTTTTAAACCAGCCAAGGATTCCTTTTCTGGTTTTAGACCATACACCATGCATTACGGGTGTATAATCGATTCCTGTGGTGTAGAAATTGATGATGTTCTCACTGTCTTTATGCCTGGTCCGAATTCTTACACTGGTGAAGACACAATTGAGATTAACTGCCATGGCGGACGGGCTATATTAGGAGCTGTGCTGGAAGAAATTATTTCACTTGGAGCACGTATCGCTAATGCTGGTGAATTCACACTACGTGCTTTTTTAAATGGCCGGATGGATCTTACACAGGCCGAAGCGGTTGCTGAAATGATTCATGCCCCCTCAAAAGGAGCGGCGCAACTGGCACGAGTTAAGTTATCAGGAGTTCTTGGAGAGCGTATCGAAGAGCTTCGTAGACGTCTTGAGGAACTGCGTGCACAATTATGTGTTGCAGTCGATTTTCCTGAAGACGAACTGGAGTGTTTGCCGCTTGAACAAATGAACTCTGAAGTCACAGATGCTGTAAAGAATATTTCTGAAATTTTGTCAGGTGTTGAGCGTACTAAAGCATGGCGTGAAGGTGGGCTTGCTGTACTGTCTGGTAAGGTTAATGCTGGTAAATCGAGCCTATTAAATGCACTGCTTGGACGTAATCGCGCAATTGTGACTGATATTCCCGGCACAACACGGGATTTTATTGAAGAGACTTTGAACCTTGATGGTTTACAGGTCAGGGTTGTTGATACAGCAGGACTCCGCGATACTGATGATGCTGTGGAGCAGGCCGGACTTAATATGGGCCGTGACCTTGCTTCACAGGCAGATCTTGTCCTGCTGATTATAGATGGTTCTCAGCCTTTTGAACTCGGCGATATTGATCCTGAATTCTCTGCTGAAAGTGGAAAGTGTCTTGCTGTAATTAATAAATGTGACCTTGCACAATCAATTCCTTCACCAGCAGTCATAATGGCCGATGCAGGGTACGATGTAGTTGAGATTTCGGCAAAAAAGGGACAAGGTATCGATGATCTTGCCGGGTTGATTAGAGAGCACATTTTAAAAGGTGCAGGTGAACCTGATTCGGATGAGCTTGTTCCAAATTCCCGACAGGCGGTTACTTTGAAGAAAGCAGTTAGTGAACTTGAAGAACTTATTTATGATATACGCATGGAAATTCCGTACGATTTGCTTGGCGTAAGACTTGAGTCTGCATGCAGTGCTCTTTCTGAGATTACAGGTGAAATTACACCGCAGGAAGTGCTTAATTCAATTTTTGATAAATTTTGTGTTGGGAAATAA
- the jag gene encoding RNA-binding cell elongation regulator Jag/EloR: MSEFKEFQGKNLDEAINSACDYFNLNRDKLEIEILSGGSTGVFGLVGKKNAKVKARPRGADNKPSMSEEARNSRPRHQRSERPIEPRQRRQPEEPKAPENRKETESAPHTESEVPAVKPEAQIAVKEESEVAVKSESELAVRDDVSAPVVTENLSDSAEETRGDTAGEYIERRSIMEGDPEDIAAAVREALEMMIEPIVQAKPKLEIEVGEDRVNVLVDDEENSGLIIGREGQTLSSLQYLCNRMVSKKLQTSVRVQIDTGDYRERQDEKLRQLAWHLADKAMHTGRVQSTKPLSSYHRRVVHMALQEDKYVNTRSKGEGPMKRVLILPRRSRNAGDGRRNDKFNSQKPERYNSRGSERSERNDRSDRSRGPRDRNENYGNRSNDNYGGRSRNENYGNRSNNYGSRSRNENYGSRPRNENVDGRTRNEGYGNRNQTDNYGGRSRTENYGNRPNNNYGSRGRNENYGSRPRSNNYDNRNRNENFGNRAPAENFGNRAPEDHYRSRQPRNNSVNHDDHNNDTGPDKFNSERYNRYE; this comes from the coding sequence ATGAGCGAATTCAAGGAATTCCAGGGGAAGAATTTGGATGAGGCGATTAACAGCGCCTGTGATTATTTCAACCTGAATCGCGATAAATTAGAAATTGAAATCTTGAGTGGCGGTTCCACCGGAGTATTTGGTCTGGTGGGAAAGAAAAACGCAAAAGTTAAAGCGCGCCCCAGAGGTGCTGACAACAAGCCTTCTATGAGTGAAGAAGCTAGAAATAGTAGACCTCGTCATCAGAGAAGTGAAAGACCTATCGAACCAAGACAGCGCAGGCAGCCAGAGGAACCTAAGGCTCCTGAAAACAGAAAAGAGACTGAATCTGCTCCGCATACTGAATCAGAAGTTCCGGCTGTTAAGCCTGAAGCTCAGATTGCTGTTAAGGAAGAAAGTGAAGTTGCTGTTAAGTCTGAATCTGAATTGGCTGTAAGAGATGACGTTTCTGCTCCTGTAGTTACTGAAAATCTTTCAGATTCAGCAGAGGAAACTCGTGGTGATACTGCTGGCGAATATATTGAGCGTCGTAGCATTATGGAAGGTGACCCTGAAGATATCGCCGCAGCAGTTCGTGAAGCTCTTGAAATGATGATCGAACCCATTGTACAGGCTAAGCCGAAGCTCGAAATAGAAGTTGGCGAAGATCGTGTAAACGTGCTTGTTGACGACGAAGAAAATTCAGGTCTTATTATTGGACGTGAAGGACAGACTCTGTCTTCACTGCAGTATCTCTGCAACCGGATGGTATCCAAAAAATTACAGACTTCTGTACGTGTACAGATTGACACAGGTGATTATCGGGAACGTCAGGACGAAAAATTGCGTCAGCTTGCATGGCATCTTGCAGACAAGGCCATGCATACCGGACGAGTACAGTCTACCAAACCTTTGAGTTCCTACCATCGCAGGGTCGTGCATATGGCCTTGCAGGAGGACAAGTACGTCAACACCCGTAGCAAAGGCGAAGGCCCGATGAAACGAGTTTTGATTCTGCCGCGCCGTAGTCGCAATGCTGGAGACGGAAGGCGTAATGATAAGTTCAATTCTCAGAAGCCGGAACGCTACAATTCTCGGGGATCTGAACGTTCAGAACGTAATGATCGTTCAGATCGCAGCAGAGGACCTAGAGATCGTAATGAGAATTATGGCAATCGCTCTAATGATAATTATGGTGGGCGCAGTCGTAACGAAAACTACGGTAACCGCTCTAATAATTATGGTTCCCGCAGTCGTAATGAAAATTACGGCAGCCGTCCTCGTAATGAAAATGTAGATGGAAGAACTCGCAACGAAGGTTACGGGAACCGCAATCAGACAGATAATTATGGTGGACGCAGTCGTACCGAAAATTACGGCAACCGTCCTAATAATAATTATGGTTCTCGCGGTCGCAATGAAAACTACGGCAGCCGTCCTCGTAGCAATAACTACGATAACAGGAATCGTAATGAAAACTTTGGAAACCGCGCACCTGCTGAAAACTTCGGTAATCGTGCGCCAGAAGATCATTATCGGTCCCGTCAGCCTCGTAATAATTCAGTAAACCACGATGATCATAATAATGATACTGGTCCTGATAAGTTTAATAGTGAACGCTATAACCGCTACGAATAA
- the yidC gene encoding membrane protein insertase YidC, which produces MENKRVILAVALSFAVLLGWQYLFPQQPAPLKQEQTTNQVQSNANVAGPVSSQLPDPASTAAIVSAKGTKLTVETPFYSAVVNSQGGLLENFMLKKFKATIHADSPPVDMVGANALNKAPMGLILNGIATWSEGVWGFEGSNLNLDGDKVGTLVFRGDVEGFRIERRLTFHADNYLIDEDVRIINMSNPSGMGRLAFTTATKSLTSKDDRYNPTRISWYGPEGLNEEKDRDDLSEKGVTASGNINWTAIDSNYFILALVPGSADVTMKGKLQDDIFRVAAEQNVSFDKGVERRLSCSYYFGPMDATLMAKVPGNLDKAIDFGWFDIIAKPLVVALEWFNQYVHNYGISIILLTIAIKILFWPLSHKSYKSMEQMKRLQPMIAKLREKYGDDREALNKETMQLYKTYSVNPAGGCIPMVLQIPVFFGLYRALMGTVSLRHADFIHFLPFTDIVWLADLSTKDPLYITPIIMGATMFLQQKMTPSAGDPTQQKIMMFLPLVFTFMFLNFPSGLVVYWMVNNVLSIAQQWMMMRKVND; this is translated from the coding sequence ATGGAAAATAAACGCGTTATTCTGGCTGTAGCATTATCGTTCGCCGTACTTCTCGGTTGGCAGTATCTTTTTCCCCAGCAGCCTGCTCCTTTAAAGCAGGAACAAACAACTAATCAGGTCCAGAGCAATGCGAATGTTGCCGGTCCTGTTTCTAGTCAACTTCCAGATCCAGCTTCTACCGCTGCCATTGTCTCTGCTAAAGGAACAAAGCTTACAGTTGAGACTCCTTTCTATTCTGCCGTAGTTAACTCTCAGGGCGGACTTCTCGAAAATTTCATGCTTAAAAAGTTCAAAGCAACAATTCATGCTGATTCACCTCCTGTAGATATGGTCGGTGCTAATGCTTTGAACAAAGCTCCTATGGGCCTTATCCTCAACGGAATTGCTACATGGTCTGAAGGCGTATGGGGATTTGAAGGCAGTAACCTGAACCTTGATGGCGACAAAGTCGGAACTCTTGTTTTTCGTGGTGATGTCGAAGGTTTTAGAATTGAACGCCGTTTGACTTTTCACGCTGATAATTACCTGATTGATGAAGACGTTAGAATTATTAATATGTCCAACCCTAGTGGGATGGGCCGTTTAGCTTTTACAACCGCTACTAAAAGTTTGACTTCAAAAGATGACCGCTACAATCCTACAAGAATTTCATGGTACGGTCCTGAGGGCCTTAATGAAGAAAAAGATCGTGATGATCTCAGTGAAAAAGGTGTAACTGCCAGCGGAAATATTAATTGGACTGCAATTGATTCCAATTACTTCATTCTTGCACTGGTCCCCGGATCTGCAGATGTAACTATGAAAGGAAAATTGCAGGACGATATCTTCCGTGTTGCTGCAGAGCAGAATGTCTCATTTGATAAAGGGGTTGAACGCAGACTCTCTTGTTCATACTATTTTGGACCTATGGATGCTACACTGATGGCAAAAGTGCCCGGTAACCTTGATAAAGCCATTGACTTCGGCTGGTTTGATATCATTGCGAAGCCTTTAGTCGTAGCTCTTGAGTGGTTTAACCAGTATGTACATAACTACGGTATTTCAATCATTCTGCTGACAATTGCGATTAAGATTCTTTTCTGGCCTCTGTCTCATAAGAGTTACAAATCCATGGAGCAGATGAAACGTCTTCAGCCCATGATTGCTAAACTTCGTGAGAAATATGGTGATGATAGAGAAGCTCTTAATAAAGAAACAATGCAGCTTTATAAGACTTACAGTGTCAATCCGGCGGGTGGATGTATACCCATGGTTCTGCAGATTCCGGTCTTTTTCGGACTGTATAGAGCCCTGATGGGAACGGTTTCACTAAGACATGCCGATTTCATCCATTTCCTGCCTTTTACTGATATAGTTTGGCTGGCCGACCTTTCGACTAAAGACCCGCTTTATATCACTCCGATCATAATGGGTGCTACCATGTTCCTGCAGCAGAAAATGACGCCTTCAGCTGGCGATCCGACTCAGCAGAAAATTATGATGTTCCTGCCCCTTGTGTTCACATTTATGTTCCTCAACTTCCCATCAGGGTTGGTTGTATACTGGATGGTGAATAACGTGCTTTCAATTGCCCAGCAGTGGATGATGATGCGCAAGGTTAATGATTAG
- the yidD gene encoding membrane protein insertion efficiency factor YidD, with the protein MRNQGMRTLFLYPIRFYQKFISPLFPGCCRFHPTCSQYAIEAISLHGVIRGGMYALWRLIRCNPLCKGGFDPVPVPRKKLPPRSPDLNIQGQILVRKQRHGK; encoded by the coding sequence ATGAGAAATCAGGGAATGCGGACTCTGTTTCTTTATCCAATACGATTTTATCAGAAGTTTATATCCCCGTTATTTCCGGGGTGCTGCCGCTTTCATCCTACCTGCTCGCAATATGCCATTGAGGCTATATCCCTTCATGGAGTGATCAGAGGGGGGATGTATGCTTTGTGGCGTCTGATTCGTTGTAATCCGCTATGTAAGGGCGGATTCGATCCTGTTCCCGTCCCACGAAAAAAACTACCACCGCGCAGTCCCGACCTTAATATTCAGGGACAAATTTTAGTGAGAAAACAAAGACATGGAAAATAA
- the rnpA gene encoding ribonuclease P protein component, whose translation MSCLTWTKEHKLLKTPEFNLCYEQGKKLYTRSFILFVLCHGSGPGGVRLGLTVSRKKGPAVVRNRIKRVIREFFRLNQKKFQVCADIIFVPKRALDGKSITLGLAEKELLPVIDRINSLIKIREE comes from the coding sequence ATTAGCTGTTTAACTTGGACAAAGGAGCATAAGCTCCTGAAAACGCCTGAATTTAACCTTTGCTATGAGCAGGGGAAGAAACTCTACACAAGAAGTTTTATACTTTTTGTGCTGTGTCATGGTAGTGGCCCCGGCGGGGTCCGTTTGGGCCTTACCGTGAGCAGAAAGAAAGGTCCTGCAGTAGTCAGGAACCGGATTAAAAGAGTGATACGTGAGTTTTTCAGGCTCAATCAGAAAAAATTCCAAGTGTGCGCGGACATAATTTTTGTTCCCAAGCGCGCATTGGACGGCAAGAGTATTACTTTGGGGCTTGCCGAAAAAGAACTGCTTCCGGTCATTGATAGGATCAATAGTCTTATCAAAATCAGAGAAGAGTAA